Proteins encoded in a region of the Candidatus Nezhaarchaeota archaeon genome:
- a CDS encoding stage II sporulation protein M, protein MSNEVSVKLIALCFMIFVLGIAAGFWLVPSPRSVFEEVIEYFRPFIELPAYMLAIMIFVNNFLKTLILGVLLGLFIGIPPVIFVFLNGLLIGLTCSVAIEDFGVALTLASILPHGVLEIPALLISSALGIRVGLTVYGRIKRRVLDVKGTLKGCVKAYFKITVPLLMMAAVIEVYITPLVMDYFIV, encoded by the coding sequence ATGTCCAATGAGGTTTCTGTTAAGCTTATTGCGCTCTGCTTTATGATCTTTGTTCTTGGCATAGCGGCCGGCTTTTGGCTTGTTCCTTCACCTAGAAGTGTGTTTGAGGAGGTTATTGAGTACTTTCGTCCTTTTATTGAGCTTCCTGCTTACATGCTTGCAATAATGATCTTTGTTAACAATTTTCTCAAGACACTGATCTTAGGGGTTCTGCTAGGTCTTTTCATCGGCATCCCGCCAGTAATATTCGTCTTTCTTAATGGTCTACTCATTGGGTTAACATGCTCTGTAGCCATTGAGGATTTCGGGGTTGCATTAACGCTTGCAAGCATCTTGCCTCATGGAGTTCTTGAGATTCCGGCCCTCTTAATCAGTTCTGCCTTGGGTATTAGGGTAGGTTTAACTGTTTATGGGAGGATTAAGAGAAGGGTTCTTGACGTCAAGGGCACCTTAAAGGGATGCGTTAAGGCTTACTTTAAGATTACTGTACCACTACTAATGATGGCGGCAGTCATTGAGGTTTATATAACCCCCTTAGTAATGGATTACTTCATTGTGTAG
- a CDS encoding tryptophan synthase subunit alpha produces the protein MPLKQIIGVIHLPRLPSVSVKPEAPLEQIVEQATKEAEMLERLNYSGVLIENYGDAPYRKRVRDPLTLTSMSVIVREVVKSTRLKVGINLLRNSGREAYSMAAATGAKFVRINTLIETIVSDSGVIEPEAPRLKALRINYPGIEIYADILVKHALSLTASLGTIETMSSLLSRSISKTPVEDYLRALITDYIERGGANVLIVTGLRTGELPPLELVKLMKKYSTVPVLVGSGITPKNIREVLKWCDGVIVGSYIKKEGKAGNPLDPLRAEILIKRIEEHQVE, from the coding sequence ATGCCGCTGAAGCAGATTATAGGTGTAATTCATCTACCAAGACTACCTAGTGTTTCCGTTAAGCCTGAAGCCCCCCTTGAGCAAATAGTGGAGCAAGCTACTAAGGAAGCTGAAATGCTCGAAAGACTCAACTATAGTGGCGTACTAATTGAGAATTATGGTGACGCACCTTACAGGAAGAGGGTAAGAGATCCATTAACGTTGACGTCGATGTCAGTCATCGTGAGGGAGGTCGTTAAATCTACAAGACTCAAGGTTGGAATTAACCTACTTAGGAATTCTGGAAGGGAAGCATATAGCATGGCTGCAGCTACTGGTGCCAAGTTTGTAAGGATCAATACCCTCATAGAGACAATAGTTTCAGACTCAGGAGTGATAGAACCTGAAGCACCTAGATTAAAAGCTCTCAGGATAAATTATCCAGGTATAGAGATCTATGCTGACATCCTCGTAAAGCACGCATTGAGTCTAACAGCATCTCTAGGAACAATAGAAACCATGAGCTCACTCCTAAGCAGATCAATCAGCAAGACACCAGTAGAAGACTATCTAAGAGCACTAATAACGGATTACATTGAAAGAGGCGGTGCGAACGTACTTATAGTTACCGGGCTGAGGACAGGTGAGTTACCACCATTAGAGTTGGTCAAGCTCATGAAGAAGTACTCCACAGTACCAGTACTCGTAGGAAGCGGTATCACACCCAAAAACATAAGGGAAGTACTTAAGTGGTGCGACGGAGTGATAGTTGGATCATACATTAAGAAGGAGGGCAAAGCAGGAAATCCATTAGATCCATTGAGGGCTGAGATCTTAATTAAAAGAATTGAGGAGCATCAAGTCGAATAG
- a CDS encoding EMC3/TMCO1 family protein — translation MSWYEGLVEWLRSVLGPFVSLPPFNTIFVLLLALAVSVIATGAQRLMLDVKVLRQQAQELSRWRKEILKAHRERDLKTVEKLMKRKPYMDKLQAKYTIQTMKPALAYTIPLIVLYWIFMGVFDKPVAYLPLIGSPIPFWIWYLITYSGFYPIMQRVLKVDFQSSD, via the coding sequence GTGAGCTGGTATGAAGGATTAGTGGAGTGGCTTAGAAGCGTGTTGGGACCATTTGTTAGTTTACCTCCTTTTAACACAATATTCGTGCTGCTCCTAGCGCTAGCTGTTAGCGTAATAGCTACCGGAGCTCAGAGGCTCATGTTGGACGTCAAGGTTTTAAGGCAGCAAGCACAAGAGCTAAGCAGGTGGAGAAAGGAAATTCTTAAAGCTCATAGAGAGAGGGACTTAAAGACTGTCGAGAAGCTTATGAAAAGAAAGCCATATATGGATAAGCTTCAGGCAAAGTACACTATTCAAACCATGAAGCCAGCTCTAGCCTACACAATACCGCTAATAGTCTTATACTGGATATTCATGGGCGTATTTGATAAGCCAGTCGCTTATCTCCCCTTAATCGGCTCACCTATACCATTCTGGATTTGGTACCTAATAACATATAGCGGATTTTATCCAATAATGCAAAGAGTTTTAAAAGTGGACTTTCAATCTTCGGATTAA
- a CDS encoding Hsp20/alpha crystallin family protein produces MSEGWFGRRRRSFWDMFFREFEDIDRIFEDVMREFEEISRKGGAQSFIYGFSVTMGPDGKPIVREFGNVKPSSRGPIVREEMEPLVDVFEEKDVIKVCAEIPGVNKEDIKVRLSDDNKLIISVDGPKKRYYKEVDLPAKVSSDGAKATYRNGVLEVVLEKVEKRGKSITVD; encoded by the coding sequence ATGAGTGAGGGTTGGTTTGGTAGGAGGAGAAGAAGCTTTTGGGATATGTTTTTTAGGGAGTTTGAAGATATCGATCGAATATTCGAGGATGTAATGAGAGAGTTTGAGGAGATTTCTAGGAAGGGTGGAGCTCAGTCCTTTATTTATGGCTTTAGTGTGACGATGGGACCTGATGGTAAGCCTATCGTGAGAGAGTTCGGTAATGTTAAGCCATCATCGAGGGGGCCAATAGTGAGGGAGGAGATGGAGCCTCTTGTTGATGTCTTTGAGGAGAAGGATGTAATTAAGGTTTGTGCTGAAATACCTGGTGTTAATAAGGAGGATATTAAGGTTAGGTTGAGTGATGACAATAAGCTAATAATCTCAGTCGACGGCCCCAAGAAGAGGTACTACAAGGAGGTCGATCTTCCAGCTAAAGTGAGCTCTGATGGTGCTAAGGCGACTTACAGAAACGGTGTGCTTGAAGTAGTACTAGAGAAGGTGGAGAAGAGAGGGAAAAGTATAACAGTCGATTAG
- a CDS encoding 50S ribosomal protein L14e: MPAIEVGRICVKNAGRLAGRKCVIVDVIDENFVLVTGPKEVTGIKRKRANVKHLVPTQEKISISKGASDEEVKAVLEKEGKLEFMREKVAPTPP; this comes from the coding sequence TTGCCAGCCATAGAGGTAGGTAGGATATGCGTTAAGAATGCAGGTAGGCTAGCTGGAAGAAAATGTGTAATAGTTGACGTAATAGATGAAAACTTTGTTCTAGTGACAGGACCTAAAGAAGTAACGGGAATTAAGAGAAAGAGGGCCAACGTTAAGCATCTAGTACCAACACAAGAGAAAATAAGTATTTCTAAAGGTGCAAGTGATGAGGAGGTTAAAGCAGTTCTCGAGAAGGAAGGTAAATTGGAGTTCATGAGAGAGAAGGTAGCCCCGACACCCCCATAA
- a CDS encoding AAA family ATPase — translation MGLVIAISGKPGAGKTTYAREVACFFNLKHVSSGELFRQLAEGRGLSLLELHKLAEKDFEIDRMVDERALNEAKKGNVVIEGHLAAWILEDIADLKIFFTAPLEVRVVRVAKRDGLSYEEALRELKAREESNKVRAKQIYGFDLDDLSIFDVIFNTARLSREVILETLKTLISKFREQQASR, via the coding sequence ATGGGCTTGGTTATTGCAATTAGTGGTAAGCCTGGTGCAGGTAAGACCACTTACGCTAGGGAGGTTGCATGCTTCTTTAACTTGAAGCATGTATCTTCAGGAGAGCTATTTAGGCAGCTAGCTGAAGGGAGGGGGCTGAGCTTGTTAGAGCTTCACAAGCTTGCTGAGAAGGATTTTGAGATAGATAGGATGGTCGATGAGAGGGCATTAAATGAGGCGAAGAAGGGTAATGTAGTTATTGAAGGACATTTAGCTGCCTGGATTCTTGAAGACATAGCCGACTTAAAGATATTCTTCACAGCCCCACTGGAAGTACGAGTAGTTAGAGTAGCAAAGAGAGATGGTCTCTCCTATGAGGAGGCTTTGAGAGAACTTAAAGCCAGAGAAGAGAGCAATAAAGTTAGGGCCAAACAAATATACGGCTTTGACCTTGATGATCTCTCCATATTTGACGTAATATTTAATACTGCTAGGCTCTCAAGAGAGGTCATACTCGAAACACTAAAAACTCTTATTTCGAAATTCAGAGAACAACAAGCTTCGAGGTGA
- the secY gene encoding preprotein translocase subunit SecY produces MVDARSIIEGIARFVPKVQKPIRKVGFGERILWTALILTIFLIMGQVPLYGIPRGDPSFQQTIFNIIFAAKQGTLLELGIGPIVTAGLIMQILVGTRLIKLDMTDPRDRALFTSAQKVLTVLVTAIQAAGSALAYRFIGTPLTPIIIFIQLFAATIMLMLMDELISKGWGIGSGVSLFIAAGVAQHIFWFCFSPLPLREDGSPLGIFIALISYAMSGKDMWSLFIGSPEAPWLPTLTGFIVMVVVFVIIVYMESMRVEVPIVYSKYGGFKAKTPLKLLYVSNIPVIFFGVIAANVHMLAQLTGNPFIMGVNAVFTPPQSLIGVIQNPFHALGYVLLLCSTCALLALAWVEASGMSAKRQAEQIVRSGLQIPGFRSAPSVIEQYLAKYIQTLTWVSGVIVALIAAIGDVFGVLGGGIGILLLVGILYQYYQMLIRERALEMYPMLRQFLGAE; encoded by the coding sequence ATGGTCGACGCGAGGAGCATCATAGAAGGCATTGCGAGGTTCGTCCCGAAGGTTCAGAAGCCCATTAGGAAGGTTGGGTTTGGAGAGAGGATTCTATGGACTGCCCTTATCCTTACAATCTTCCTGATAATGGGACAGGTGCCTCTATATGGTATACCTAGGGGGGACCCATCATTCCAACAGACAATATTCAATATAATATTCGCTGCTAAGCAAGGTACACTCCTTGAGCTTGGTATAGGACCGATAGTAACTGCTGGCTTAATAATGCAGATCTTAGTTGGAACAAGGCTCATAAAGCTGGATATGACGGATCCACGTGATAGAGCTCTCTTTACAAGTGCTCAGAAGGTTTTAACAGTTCTTGTTACTGCAATTCAAGCTGCAGGCTCAGCTTTAGCTTATAGGTTCATAGGTACCCCTCTAACTCCAATAATTATCTTCATTCAGCTCTTTGCTGCGACCATTATGTTGATGCTTATGGATGAGCTTATTAGCAAAGGTTGGGGTATAGGTAGTGGAGTAAGTCTCTTCATAGCAGCTGGTGTTGCTCAACACATATTTTGGTTCTGCTTCAGCCCACTTCCACTTCGCGAGGATGGTAGCCCCCTAGGTATTTTCATTGCTTTGATATCCTATGCTATGAGTGGCAAGGACATGTGGAGTCTCTTTATCGGCTCCCCTGAAGCTCCTTGGCTTCCAACCCTTACAGGGTTTATAGTAATGGTAGTCGTGTTCGTTATCATCGTGTACATGGAGAGTATGAGGGTCGAAGTCCCAATAGTTTATTCAAAATATGGAGGCTTTAAGGCGAAGACTCCCTTAAAGCTCTTATATGTCTCAAACATTCCAGTAATATTCTTTGGTGTCATAGCTGCCAATGTTCACATGCTTGCTCAGTTAACTGGAAATCCATTCATCATGGGTGTCAATGCCGTATTCACGCCACCTCAAAGCCTTATCGGCGTCATCCAGAATCCTTTCCACGCTCTAGGATACGTACTTTTACTTTGTTCAACATGTGCTCTACTAGCATTAGCATGGGTTGAGGCGTCAGGTATGTCAGCTAAGAGGCAGGCAGAGCAGATAGTAAGATCTGGTCTTCAGATACCTGGATTTAGGAGCGCACCCTCTGTTATAGAGCAATATCTTGCTAAGTACATTCAGACCTTGACTTGGGTTAGTGGTGTGATAGTAGCCCTCATAGCTGCTATTGGGGACGTCTTTGGTGTTTTAGGTGGTGGTATAGGAATATTATTACTTGTAGGTATACTCTACCAATACTATCAAATGCTTATTCGAGAGAGAGCGTTAGAGATGTACCCCATGTTAAGGCAGTTCTTAGGTGCTGAATAG
- a CDS encoding SLC13 family permease, translating to MPSYEFLVGLGIVVYLIASLILRSRKPKMPIWGIMAFASFIVVVSGLEPIEAIAYSIDLNVILLLVGFFSIVSLAESSGLLAAIAQWALSKAKSIYSILYLSAFLFGITAAFMVNDTVALIGPPIAYVIARTAGVSPKVMFLILMFSLTIGSVMTPIGNPQNILIAVRSGMDAPFIYFLSKLALPTIVNIFLTSYVVIKFFKIENKPINFHLSSRGALNNNRDALLAAISLTSAVIALAVNDILALNGMPHITHRGFIPFVIAAAMYIVTSEPRKVLAGVDWGTIIFFVTMFITMDGVWRSGVLQPLLNTIHPDRFGCTIDFASITILSIVLSQALSNVPFTSVYIEYMKGLGYSGYDIDYWLTAAFALTVAGNLTILGAASNIIVIEVLESKYGMTITFKEFFKIGSVVTAVNVAVYMLFLLIA from the coding sequence ATGCCAAGCTACGAGTTCCTTGTAGGTCTTGGTATAGTGGTTTATCTCATCGCTTCTTTGATTCTTCGAAGTAGGAAGCCTAAGATGCCTATCTGGGGTATAATGGCCTTTGCATCCTTCATTGTTGTAGTCTCGGGTCTTGAACCTATTGAAGCTATAGCTTACAGCATTGATCTTAATGTCATACTACTACTAGTGGGCTTCTTCAGCATTGTGAGCCTAGCTGAGAGCTCAGGTCTTTTAGCTGCTATAGCGCAATGGGCTCTCTCAAAAGCTAAAAGTATCTACTCCATTCTCTACTTGTCTGCCTTTCTCTTTGGGATTACTGCTGCCTTCATGGTCAATGATACTGTCGCTCTAATTGGACCACCAATAGCATACGTGATAGCTAGAACTGCTGGGGTGAGCCCCAAGGTAATGTTCCTCATATTAATGTTTTCATTGACTATAGGCTCAGTGATGACTCCCATAGGCAATCCTCAAAACATATTAATTGCTGTTAGGTCTGGTATGGACGCTCCATTCATATACTTCTTATCTAAGCTTGCACTACCAACGATAGTGAACATATTCTTAACGAGTTACGTAGTGATAAAGTTCTTTAAGATTGAGAATAAACCCATAAACTTTCATTTAAGCTCACGCGGGGCTTTAAATAACAATAGGGATGCTTTATTGGCTGCTATTAGTCTAACGTCCGCCGTTATCGCATTAGCAGTTAATGACATCCTAGCGCTTAATGGAATGCCTCACATAACTCATAGAGGCTTCATACCCTTCGTGATAGCAGCAGCAATGTACATAGTGACTTCAGAACCTAGAAAGGTCCTTGCAGGCGTTGATTGGGGTACGATAATTTTCTTTGTGACCATGTTTATCACGATGGATGGAGTATGGAGAAGTGGTGTACTACAACCTCTTCTTAACACAATTCACCCGGATAGGTTTGGCTGCACCATTGATTTCGCATCAATAACGATACTTTCCATTGTGCTCAGTCAAGCTTTGAGCAACGTGCCGTTTACGAGCGTGTACATAGAGTATATGAAGGGCCTCGGCTATTCAGGCTATGATATAGATTACTGGCTTACAGCGGCCTTCGCATTAACGGTTGCGGGTAACTTAACCATTCTTGGAGCTGCCTCGAATATTATAGTTATTGAGGTTCTTGAGTCTAAGTATGGTATGACGATAACATTTAAAGAGTTCTTTAAGATAGGAAGTGTGGTGACTGCCGTCAACGTAGCTGTCTACATGCTGTTCCTGCTAATAGCATAA
- a CDS encoding DUF401 family protein: MLLDPILSLILAFTLLGLLFYKRVSVGIILIIVPSFLALLTLDLRDALSLLYATINPFSENGLFAALIILSTFFIAWLSFLYEDSGEIRKLSNSLNSLIKRPNFLLTVSPAVMSFLPIAGGALLSAPLVSSLIKNSNVSLEKGSYINLWFRHILVPVYPLGQAVILTSALTGIPLLTVILLQVPIITTMIIVGYLFGLRGNVCMRSAEIEFGCNRNATMLFIKSFMPILLAITVAVTLNALLKGLIYQGVSLLIASLLGLVTLIVVSPQALRALRSSLSRYGIYDITLAVYGAFLFQNVMAKADVPAALKPLTLSDVGVLSLLALIPFIMSFLMGSIMGSVTISISMLTDVITFTPKVVMLLYTGANLGYLISPVHLCLVFTLRYFNVTIQGVYRYAIPSTIITYLIALLLFTLLPT; the protein is encoded by the coding sequence ATGCTTTTAGACCCAATTCTATCGCTAATACTAGCATTCACCCTTCTAGGCCTACTCTTCTACAAGCGGGTGAGCGTGGGCATCATATTAATCATAGTACCATCATTCTTAGCACTGCTAACACTTGACTTAAGAGATGCTTTAAGCTTGCTATACGCAACAATAAATCCATTTAGTGAGAACGGCTTATTCGCTGCATTAATCATACTATCAACCTTCTTCATAGCTTGGCTCAGCTTCCTCTATGAAGATTCTGGAGAAATAAGAAAACTAAGTAATAGTCTAAATAGCCTCATCAAAAGACCTAACTTCCTCTTAACAGTATCTCCAGCGGTTATGAGTTTCCTTCCAATAGCTGGTGGTGCTCTGCTATCAGCTCCACTTGTAAGCTCACTTATTAAGAACTCAAATGTGAGCTTAGAAAAAGGAAGTTACATAAACCTATGGTTTAGACACATACTGGTTCCAGTATACCCACTAGGTCAAGCCGTAATACTCACTTCGGCCTTAACAGGGATACCGCTCTTAACAGTGATCCTACTCCAAGTCCCAATCATAACAACAATGATAATTGTGGGCTACCTATTTGGCTTAAGAGGAAATGTATGCATGAGATCCGCTGAAATCGAGTTTGGATGTAATCGCAACGCTACAATGCTTTTCATTAAGTCCTTCATGCCAATACTCCTCGCAATAACAGTAGCGGTCACTTTAAATGCTCTATTGAAGGGCTTAATATACCAAGGAGTAAGCCTCCTCATAGCATCACTGCTAGGTTTAGTCACACTTATAGTAGTCTCACCACAAGCTCTAAGGGCATTGCGATCCTCTCTATCGAGGTATGGGATATACGATATAACGCTAGCAGTGTATGGAGCCTTCCTATTTCAAAACGTTATGGCTAAAGCTGATGTACCAGCAGCACTTAAACCATTAACATTAAGTGATGTGGGAGTTTTATCGCTATTAGCGCTAATCCCCTTCATCATGAGCTTCTTAATGGGCTCTATAATGGGCTCGGTAACTATATCCATATCAATGCTCACTGACGTTATAACTTTCACTCCGAAGGTCGTAATGCTCCTATACACTGGTGCAAATTTAGGATACTTAATATCGCCAGTTCACCTTTGCTTGGTCTTCACGTTGAGATACTTCAATGTAACAATACAAGGAGTTTATAGATACGCGATCCCATCAACGATCATAACGTACCTAATAGCATTGCTACTATTCACCCTTTTACCCACCTAA
- a CDS encoding 2-hydroxymuconate tautomerase family protein produces MPIVHVFVWSGFSDQAKKKVIAGITRVFTELGIPAEAVEVLIHEVPKENWGIGGERASEKLKHVVPP; encoded by the coding sequence ATGCCTATAGTTCACGTCTTTGTTTGGAGCGGCTTTTCAGATCAAGCGAAGAAGAAAGTTATTGCTGGAATAACTAGAGTTTTCACGGAGCTAGGTATCCCAGCTGAGGCAGTTGAAGTTTTAATCCATGAGGTGCCTAAGGAGAATTGGGGTATTGGAGGAGAACGAGCTAGTGAGAAGCTTAAGCATGTAGTTCCTCCGTGA
- a CDS encoding 60S ribosomal protein L34 has translation MVRVGLRGKPHKLVRTPGGRLVWRPIEYERSKAKCAWCHGELHGTPALPKVKMRKLSKSSKRPERPYGGYLCSKCLREGLLRTVIRGNITHRVGNM, from the coding sequence ATGGTTAGAGTTGGCTTAAGGGGGAAGCCTCATAAGCTTGTGAGGACACCGGGTGGAAGGCTTGTGTGGAGACCTATAGAGTATGAGAGAAGTAAGGCTAAGTGTGCTTGGTGTCATGGGGAGCTTCATGGAACACCGGCCCTACCAAAGGTCAAAATGAGGAAGCTGTCTAAGAGCTCTAAGAGGCCCGAAAGACCCTATGGAGGTTATCTATGCTCAAAATGCTTGAGAGAGGGGTTGCTGCGCACAGTCATAAGGGGGAATATTACACATAGAGTCGGTAATATGTAG
- a CDS encoding 50S ribosomal protein L15 has product MTKRKEKKSRKMRGSRVCGWGRTGQHRKHGGKGGRRGSGLHKHKWTYIIKYMPDYFGKKGFNRPKCLLKAPRTINVGELSEMVDKLVEAGLAKVSEGLYVINVRELGYSKVLGEGKVTKPLCVVTPLITEKAKEKIEASGGKVVMESL; this is encoded by the coding sequence ATCACGAAGCGCAAGGAGAAGAAGAGCAGGAAGATGAGGGGATCTAGAGTTTGTGGTTGGGGTAGGACGGGGCAGCATAGGAAGCATGGAGGTAAGGGTGGTAGGAGGGGCTCAGGACTGCATAAGCATAAGTGGACCTACATCATTAAGTACATGCCCGACTACTTTGGAAAGAAGGGTTTTAACAGGCCTAAGTGTCTCCTCAAGGCTCCAAGAACAATAAATGTTGGAGAGCTAAGTGAGATGGTAGATAAGTTGGTTGAAGCAGGGCTTGCAAAGGTTAGTGAGGGGCTCTACGTAATCAATGTGCGTGAACTAGGTTACAGCAAGGTCTTAGGTGAGGGTAAGGTTACTAAACCTCTTTGCGTTGTAACACCACTGATAACTGAGAAGGCAAAAGAGAAGATTGAGGCATCGGGCGGGAAAGTCGTGATGGAAAGTCTTTAA